ATGTCAACAATAAAGCAAAATAAAATTGTATAAAAAATAACAGCCGGGGAACAAAAATTTGCTTAGGCTTGTAAAAACAACCAAATCTAACTAACTAAAACACATCTTCATGGATTAAGAAACGCTAATCCACTCATAATGTCGGTAATATAATTTTCAGTTCATAAAAGTTTCAATGAAATTTCCTACTTTTGCACCTCTTTAATCAATAGCCTAAAATTACAGGAGCATTAATGAACAAATACCCTGAATATAAACAACTTAACCTTTCATCACTCGGCAAAGAAGTGCTGCAGAGATGGGAAGATGAAAATGTATTTCAAAAAAGCCTGGATATCAGACGCGACTGCAAACCTTTCATTTTCTATGAAGGGCCACCCTCAGCCAATGGAACTCCTGGTATCCATCATGTTATGGCCCGGGCCATAAAGGACATTTTTTGCCGCTACAAAACCATGAAAGGCTTTTTGGTTAACCGCAAAGCGGGATGGGATACACACGGCCTGCCGATTGAAATTGCTGTTGAAAAATTTCTGGGCATCACCAAAGAAGATATTGGCAAAAAAATTTCGGTTGACGATTACAACAAGGCTTGTCGCACCGAAGTAATGAAATACAAGGACATGTGGGATGACTTAACCCGCCGGATTGGCTATTGGGTTGATTTGGAGCATCCTTACATCACTTTCGACAACAAGTACATGGAAACCATCTGGTTTCTGCTATCCAAACTTTACGAAAAAGGGCTTTTATACAAAGGCTACACCATTCAGCCTTTTTCGCCTGCTGCCGGCACCGGACTTAGCACCCATGAGCTGAATCAGCCTGGTTGCTACCGTAATGTTAAAGACAATACCGTTGTTGCCCAGTTTAAAGTTGTCCGCGATACAAAATCAGCTCATTTGTTTACCGACCTGCATGGTGAACTTTTCTTTATGGCCTGGACAACCACCCCCTGGACCCTGCCCAGCAATACAGCCCTGGCTGTAGGTAAAAACATTGAATATGTAAAGGTTAAAACCTTTAACCCATATACTTCGCTGCCCATAACTGTAATATTAGCCAAAGAGTTATATGGCAGGTATTTTCCTGAAAAAAATGCCGGACTGAAGCTGACTGACTTCGAATCAGGCCAAAAAGCAATTCCTTTTGAGCTGGCCGGCAATTACAAAGGCAGTGAATTGGAAGGAATGCGTTATGAGCAGCTTCTGCCATATGCACAACCTGCCGAAGGCGACGCTTTTCGCGTGATAACAGGTGATTTTGTTACTACCGAAGACGGCACAGGTATTGTACATATAGCGCCAAGTTTTGGTGCCGATGACTTTAAAGTAGCCAAACAAAACGGAATCGGGGCACTTACACTTGTTGACAGACAAGGCCGCTTTACCGAAGAGATGGGCGAATTTGCAGGCCGTTATGTAAAAGCAGAGTATGCTGCGGATTACGATCCTTCTAAAGAAGACAATGTGGATATCGATATCATTGTCAAACTTAAAAAGGAAAACCGTGCTTTTAAAACAGAGAAATACGAGCACTCTTATCCGCACTGCTGGCGTACCGATAAACCAATCCTTTACTATCCTCTGGACAGCTGGTTTATTCGCACTACCGCCTACCGCGACCAGATGCTGGCATTAAACAAAACCATCAACTGGAAACCTGAGGCAACCGGTACCGGTCGTTTTGGCAACTGGCTCGAAAATCTGGTCGACTGGAACCTGAGCCGTTCACGCTATTGGGGAACACCTCTGCCAATCTGGATGAGTGAAGACAAGGAAGAAACCCTTTGCATCAGCTCTGTAGCGCAGCTCAAGAGTGAAATTGAAAAATCGGTTGCTGCCGGATTCATGACATCCAACCCATTGGAAGCATATCAGCCTGGCGATAATTCTGACAGCAATTACAGCTCGTTTGACCTGCACAGGCCTTACGTAGATGATATTGTACTGGTTTCACCTTCAGGCAAAAAAATGCTGAGAGAAACCGATCTCATTGACGTATGGTTTGACTCAGGCGCCATGCCATTTGCCCAGTTCCATTACCCATTCGAAAACAAGGAAACACTTGACCGCTATTTCCCGGCCGATTTTATAGCCGAAGGCGTTGATCAAACCCGCGGTTGGTTCTTCACCCTCCATGCCATTGCTACAATGGCGTTTGACTCATTGTCGTTTAAAGCAGTTATTTCAAACGGACTTGTACTTGATAAAAACGGCAATAAAATGTCGAAACGCCTGAACAATGCAGTTGATCCGTTTGAAACCATTGAAAAATATGGCCCTGATGCAACACGTTGGTACATGATTACCAATGCACAACCCTGGGATAATCTTAAATTTGACCTTGAAGGAATTGGCGAAGTGCAGCGTAAGTTCTTCGGAACCTTATACAATACCTACAATTTCTTTGCCTTATATGCCAATATTGACGGGTTCACATACAGTGAAGCAGAAATTCCGTTAAACGAACGTCCGGAAATTGACCGGTGGATATTATCAGAGCTTAACAGCCTTATAGAATCGGTTGACGGATATTATGCCGACTACGAGCCCACCAAGGCCGGCCGCGCCATTGCCGATTTTGTAGATGCACATCTCAGCAACTGGTATGTTCGACTTTCGCGCCGCCGTTTCTGGAAGGGCGACTATTCAACTGACAAAATATCAGCCTATCAGACACTGTATAAATGTCTCGAAACTGTTGCCATCCTTTCTGCACCAATTGCTCCGTTCTTCACCGACAGATTATTTACCGACCTGAACGCAATAACGGGCCGCAACAAGGCAACATCAATACACCTTGCTGACTTTGTAAAAGCTGACACTTCCTGTATTGACAAATCACTTGAAGAGCGGATGCAGATTGCACAGAAAATATCATCAATGGTGCTTTCTTTGCGCAAACAGCACAGAATCAGAGTAAGGCAACCCTTAAGCCGTATTATGGTTCCTGTATCTTCCGAAGCTTTCAAAGAACAGGTTGAAGCCGTTAAAAACCTGATCCTTAGCGAAGTCAACATCAAAGACATCGAATACATTACAGGACAGGGCATTCTGGTAAAAAAAGTAAAAGCTAACTTTAAGGCCCTGGGCCCCCGGTATGGCAAACTGATGAAACAGATTGCTGCAACACTTGCGGGTATTGACCAATCATTGATTGCCCAGTACGAAAAAGAAGGAAAGCTGAACCTGTTGGTTGAAGGTGAATCAGTTGAACTGATTGAAGGAGACATGGAAGTTATTACCGAAGACATTCCCGGATGGGTTGTTGCATCTGTTGGCACATTAACTGTTGCACTTGATGTTACCATTACCGAAGAACTTCGCGAAGAAGGAATTGCCCGTGAGCTCATTAACCGAATTCAAAATATCCGTAAAGACAAAAACTTTGAAGTAACCGATAAGATTATCATCGAAGTTGAGAAAAACAATGGGCTGAGTGAAGCCCTGAATCATAATTATTCGTATATTTGTTCAGAGACCCTCGCCGAATCGCTGCAGTTTGTTGAAGGCATTCATCCTTCTAAAAGCATTGTAGTTGATTTGTCAGACGACCTGCAGGCAGTTATCAGCGTTGAACGCTTAGGCTAAGAGCAATAGAAACAGAGGTACGAACCTAAACTAAAATGGCTATGAACGTAAAAGAATCACAGGAAGAAAGCGTAAAAAACAGATATTCCGATGAAGAATTGGAAGAGTTTAAGCAAATCATCCTGACAAAGCTGGAGAAGGCTCGTAAAGATCTAAAAATGCTTACCGAAGCTTTTGCAAACAGCAATGAGCATGACATCAGCGACACTTCGCCTACATTTAAAGTGCTGGAAGAAGGCTATCAGGTTAATTCGAAAGAAGAAAACAGCAAACTGGCTGCTCGACAGGATAAGTTTATTACTGCTCTTGAAAATGCACTTGTCCGTATTGAAAATAAATCCTACGGAATTTGCAGAGTAACCGGTAGACTGATTTCGAAAGAAAGGCTCAGAATTGTTCCGCACGCCACGCTCAGCATCGAAGCTAAACTTAATCAACCTAAATAACTGATTAAGATCGTTGCCTTGTGATGGGAACTTTGCCCCCTCATCATTTCCAAAAAATTCAACCTGTTTTCGGGCAGCTATGCTGTGCCTTGCAGTGTAGTTTCCCTCAATATTATCCGTTATTGCTGACAAAACCCCGGGAATTTTGAAAAAATCATTTTTAATTGTCACTATAGTTCTGATTATTGATCAGACACTGAAGTTCTGGATAAAAACCAATATGAGCCTGGGTCAGGAGTTCAATATTATTGGCAACTGGTTTATTATTCATTTTACTGAAAACCCGGGCATGGCTTTTGGTATGCAGTTTGCCGGTGATTATGGAAAGTTAATCCTCAGCCTGTTCAGAATTGTGGCTATAGCAGGTATCATTTACTACCTGTACATGATTACCCGTAAAAAAGTAAAAACAGGGCTTTTAATCAGTCTTTCGCTGGTATTGGCTGGCGCTATTGGCAATATGATTGACAGTGCTTTTTATGGCATGTTATTCAGCAGCAGCAATTATTTTGAAGTTGCCCGCTTTTTACCAGCCGAAGGAGGTTATGCTTCATTCCTGCACGGACGGGTGGTTGATATGTTCTATTTTCCGGTTATGCAAGGCTTTTATCCCCAATGGGTGCCTTTCTGGGGAGGTGAAGAATTTATCTTTTTCAGACCAGTCTTTAATATCGCTGATTCTTCCATCACCATAGGGGTATTGATGATGATTGTTTTTCAAAAGCAGTTTTTCAAGAAGTAATCTGCGCATTCATACTATAAGGAAGCCAAGGCTCTATTACGTTTTGCCAGCCCCTTTTCCTGATTAATACATGCTATTGCCTTCCTCTGACATCAATAATATGTTGTAAGACTCATGTCTGGTGACAGAGTCTTCATATGCTGAAACAAAATGATGCGCATTCAAGTTGTTTCCTTCGCATATTTAGCCAATTAAACTTTGGTTTCCAGTGTTTCGTTGCCCGAATTTTCCTGCTCTGCTAAAGCTGTAAGATCGGCCATTAATTCATCGAGGTTATGGGCATCTGTAAGCAGGAATTCGCCTATACGAGTGCGTCTTAAAGCGATAAGGTGCGCTCCGCTTTGCAGCAATTCACCAAAATCGCGGGCAATTGAACGGATATAAGTTCCCTTACTGCAACTAATCCTGAAATCAACATCAGGCATGGCAATCCGGGTTATTTCAAATTTTCTGATATGAACCGAACGGGCTTCCAGCTTGACTTCCTTTTCATTTCGGGCATAATTATAAGCCCGCTTCCCTCCTATTTTGATAGCTGAATAAACCGGCGGAATCTGTTGAATTTCTCCAGTTAGTGCGGCAGCAGCGTCCAGTATCATTTTATCAGTTATATGCCTGGTTTCGTATTCCTGATCAATTTCCTTTTCCAGGTCAAATGAGGGAGTGGTTGCGCCAAGCCTGAATGTACCGGTATACTCTTTTTCCTGCCCCTGAAACTCATCAATCCGTTTGGTTGACTTACCGGTACAAATAATAAGCAATCCATCAGCCAGCGGATCAAGGGTTCCGGCGTGCCCGACTTTGATTTTTTTGATACCCAGTTGCTTCTTCAGAAAAAACCTGAAGCGGTTAATCACATCAAAAGAAGTCCAGGTTAACGGTTTATTAACGAGAAGAACTTCTCCTTCTTCAAATTTATAATGCATCAGGCAATATTTAGGTCATATCCTAAAGCCAGCATGGCCAGGATGATTAGTCCGACTATTATCCGGTAATAGCCGAACACTTTAAAACCATATTTGGTCAGGAAAGCAATAAATGATTTAATGGCAATAAGTGCTACTACAAAAGCAACTGCATTGCCTATCAACAATGAATCAATATTGTCAGAAGTAATTGTCTGATAGTTTTGCAGCAATTTGTAGCCTGCAGCAGCAAACATGGTTGGCACAGCAAGAAAGAACGAAAATTCAGCTGCATTGCGGCGATCTAGTTTCTGAGTCATACCCCCAATTATGGTAGCTGCTGAACGCGAAACGCCGGGAATCATGGCAATGCATTGAAAGAAACCTATTTTTAATGCGGTGGGATAACTAACTGTTTGGTCTTTGGCCGGGTTTTTAAACCATTTGTCGACAAACACGAGCACTATTCCACCTAAAACCAACATTACAGCAACTACTACCACATTTTCGAGCAGGCTGTCGATAAAATCGCTTAGAAGAAAACCGATAACGGCTGCCGGCAAAAAAGCGACAAACAACTTAAAGTAAAAATCCAATGTTTGAAAAAAACGTTTCCAGTATAAAACAATCACCGAAAGAATTGCTCCAAACTGAATATTCACAGTAAAAGCCTTAACAAAATCATCAATTTTAATACCCAGCAATTCCTGGGTAATAATCATATGGCCAGTGGATGAAACAGGCAGAAACTCAGTAATTCCTTCCACTATTGCAATGATAATTGCCTGAAGAGTATTCATACTTTAATCGCGGGGTTTCTTCATTATGGCAAAAATTTCAATGATGTAGCCTGCCAGTATGAGCAATGGAGCAACGGTAAGTCGTTGCACATTAAAAATAGATTCGTTAAAAACGTTTGGATCATCTGATCCACCGCCAACCATGAGCACAAAACCAAGCACAATAACACCCAGTCCAATTAACATCAGGCGGTAGTTCTCTTTCCCAAAAGCGAACTGAAGCTCTTTATCGTTTACCGGAGCAGCCTTTTTTTCGGCAGCTACTTTTACCTTTTTATTTAAATCCATGTTAATTAATGCTTTATGTAAATTATCAGTTTCCAAAATAACAGGTTGTTTAAAAATCATCCACAACCACAAGCCACTGAAGCCCTTTTTGAACCAGGAAATACAGTAAAATTCAAATCAATAATAAAGATTATCATTACTTATTCGCAGGTATTTACGAACGGCAAACAAGGTTGAAATACCAGTAATAAACAATCCCAAAGCGGTAACAATTCCAAACAACGACAGAAACATATCAATATCCTGCAAATCAACCAGTTCAGGCATAGCCTGTCGTGAAAAATAAAGGACAAGACCGAGCAAAACTATGGCAATCAACGCACTAATAAAACCATGTAACAAACTACGCAGTAAAAATGGTTTTCTGATGAAGCGTTGTGTTGCACCAACCAATTGCATGCTTTTGATAATAAAACGCTTACTGTACACAGTCAGACGGATTGTATTGTTAATCAAAGCAAAAGAAATCAGTAACAGCACCAGAGTAAAAGCCATAATTACCATACTTATCCGGCGGATATTCTGATTAACAAGATCAACCAGTGACTTATGGTAAAACACTTCCTTTACTATCGGATTGGCCACCAGTTTTTTTTCCAGAATTTTCAGGCTGTCATTGTTGGCATAAGCAGCGTTTAGCCTGATATCAATAGAGGCAAGCAAGGGATTATACCCCAAAAAGCCAACAAAATCTTCGCCTAAATCTTTGGTAAGCTCTGTTGCGGCCTCTTCCTTGGTAATATATTCTGTTGATTTTACAAAATGCTCCAAATCGAGTTTTTTCTGAAACTCGAGAATCCCTGATTCTTTGACTTCCTCTTTAATAATTACCGAAAAGCCAATGTTTTCCTTTACATAGTCCGAAAGTTTACTGGCATGTAAAACAATCAAACCAAGCAAGCCCAGCATAAAAAGTACGAGTGAAATACTGATTATGGTGGTTGCTGTTGATGTTTGTAAACGCCTGCGGCTGAGTTTGTCTTCGGTGCGTGACATATGCTGAATTATGGCCACGAAAGTAATAAAAAAACAGAAACGAATTTTTGCTGCGGCCTTTATTGAATGGCAATAAAAAAAGCAGGTTCGATTCTTTTTACCTTTTGATTGTTTTGCAATGCTTGCTCATAAAGCAAACTGCCATCCTTCAAAACAGTGAGAATGGCAGTGTTGGATTTTCAGCCCGAAGTTTTTGATGAGGTTGCAACAGACAACGTAAAGACAAAATAACAGGTAATTATCGGGGAAAGAAATTCAATTATGGCTTTCCAACCTTCTCAATATTATCCATGCCTTCAATGTCCATGGCTTTTGATAATTTAGAAATTGACTTCAGATTGATATTACCGGTTATGTATATCAACAGGTTCTCATTTCCTCCTCCAATCATAAGAAATTCGGTAATTACATTTCCTTTTTTTCTGATGAGCATTTTAAAAACCTGGTCTTTTTCTTTTACTGACATGAGCTCTTCGTACTGCGCAGCCGGCAAACTTTTACTTATTTCCCTGAAAAAATTCAGGCTTCCTTTGGCTATGGTTTCATCGGGGGTGAGAATCCGGATTGACTCAAGACCTTTTACGGCATTGTTGAACTCATCTTTGCTCTCTGTTTCACTGGCAAATAAACTGAACATGGCTCTCGAAATGGTAACTGTAGTAAATCCATCTTTATCACCATATCTGGCAAACAATTGTTCCACCGCTGAATTTTGTCCTTTTACGCCCAGTGTACAGGCCAACAAACCCAGAAAAATCAGGATTCTTTTCATGATTATTTATTTTTTACCGAGTTAACAACTTTATCTATTTCTGTAATTCTGTGAAGATGATCAAACGATTCATCAACTTTTGACAAGTACTTCAGTTTAGACGAACTGCTGTTCATCGCCCTGGAAACTTTCAGTAATGCTTTTTTGGTTTCCAGGTATGCCAGATGAGGGTTGTCAAACGTATCCTTGACTTTCACTTCTGGTTTATCTATAAGCTGAAACAGTCCCAATACCAGGACAAGAACCGCCGCAACACTTCCCAGCCATTTAAAAATCCTCCTGTTTCGGTTTTCTGTTTCATCTCTCCATTTATGTTCAATAAGGGCATTCAATTCCTTTGCCACATCAAATGAAGGAGTTGTATCAGCACCGGCCTCTGTAAAATGACTAAACATTGCTTTAAAAATCAGATGTTCTTCTGCAACATCGGGCCGACTGAAATATTCTTTCAGCAGGCCTTCCTCCTCCAGAGTTGATTCACCATCGAGATATTTGTTTAAAAGTTCTTCAATCCTTTGCCAATCCATAGCTGTATATTTTGATTAACTCATTTTTTACCCATTTCCGGGCATTACAAAGCTGAACTCTTACGTTGTTTACTGAAGTTTCAGACAAGACTGCAATTTCTTCAAAAGTAAAACCGTCAATATCGCGCATTTGCATGATTAATTTTTGCTTTTCGGGCAACAAATTCATCACTTTCCGGACTTCAATAAGGCTTTCATTATGGTCAAAAGCAATTTCAGGGTTGAGTCCAGTAGATGATAACACTTCAATATCAACCACAGGTTTAAGAAGACGAAGTTTATCCAGGCATTTATTTTTAAGCATAGTACAGGCGAAAGCATCGATACTTGACAAATGATGAAGTTCGCCGCGCGTTTCCCACAGTTTCAGGTACAATTCCTGCAGAATATCTCTGGCTGATTCTGAATCGCCCAGCAAGCGGTATGCCATGCGATAAAGCTTTTCGCCCATCGGCAAAACGGTTTTTTGGAACTCCTCTTTCGTCATAACCAGTTCAAACGGCCGCAGTGTTTCTTACTTCTATAAGTTCGCTGTATATACTTCAAACATCAACAAACCACATTTAATCGTTAGTTTAAATCCTCGTGGTGAGTATGGTTATCATCTGCCACGTCATTTGCTATCTTTTTCGCCTGTTCAAGCGACATACTCCCGGTAACTTCAATCAATACATTGTTATCGCCACCTGAAACAAACAACACTTCTGTAATGCGTTTTCTGTCTTTTTTGCATAAAAGAATTGAATTTTCGCCATTGTGCTTTACACTCATCAGCTCTTCATAACCTGAGCGATCGATACCCGGAACAATTTCCGAATAGAAATTCATTCTCTTGTTAAGCGCTTCGTCCTGAATGGTAAGTATCCTGAGCGAATTTATTTTTAAGTCAGGGTCCTGAGCACTGGCATCAAGCATTTCAGCCGGCAAATTGGAAAACTTCACCGTCAGAAAACCGTCTTTATCGGCATAGCGCTCGAAAACTTTATCGAAAGTGTGATTTTGAGATGACACACTACAAGAACAGAAAAGGCCAATCAGGCAGGATAATAACAGGTTTTTCATCATGATTCGTCTTTAGTTAATTGTATGATTTACAAATAAGACGAATGAAACCCGATTTTATTAATGTGTTTCCCGAAAATAATTTTGAATTTGCCTTTTGCCGGAAAATAGCACTACAACAAAAAGTATATTTTTAATATCCAACAGAATAAACTACCACTCCCTTTTTTTTAAAGTCAGCCACCATCCGTTGGTAATTGTCCTCATTTATATTACTTAGTTCTTTTCTGGTAATGGCTTGATTATAGCTTAGGAAAAATGTTCCGAAAAAGGAAGAATCAAAATAATAGGTGGCAAACGGATTTGATTTCAATCTATCAATATCATCCTGACTCAAAATAAGAATATCACCGGCACCGTGATAAATTTTTTCACCTTTATCCAGTTCGCGCACCGATTTTACCTTGTTATAATCAAGGTTTCCCTGAAACTCCGCCTTTGTGGCAATTAACTCATCAATGGAATCGTTTTTAATGATGAAAATTTCGGTAATCAACTCCATTTCCCATTGATAGCCTAATGTCTGGAAGTATGGAAGCATACTTTCTGGAAATCTGTTTTTCCAGACAGCGGTATCCAATACCCCTGTTAGCCAGGCTTCATTCCATTTAACATAACCTGTAACCTTTTGCCCGCTGGTCAACGTAAGTTCAACTTTTCTAAGCTCCCAGCAAGCCAAACAGCCTGCCTTTGCATTATAAAAACCGATAACCAGGATGATTATTACCAATAAGTTCTTCATAAAGACAGTTTAAAAGGGGGGTATTGCCGGATTAAATTTTCGATAAAAATAAGAAAATAACTCAGCATGCCATCAACATAAATGACAACAAAACCGCCATCAACCTGATGGTGCAGCCTGCGTAAAAAGAAAAATATGATAAATGACCGTAATCCCGGTCAAAGCCATAAACAACAATTGATGCAGGCAAACCAAATGACGGATATCAAAACCATGAATTACAATCTGAAACTCAAAACCTGAGGCGAGGAGCCTTTTTGATTGACCCTTCGTCCCAAATCAAAATCCTTTGTACCTTTGGCCCCTTAAAAACAAAGCAAAACCAATGGATTATAACTTCAGGGATATTGAGAAAAAATGGCAGAAAGCCTGGGCAGAAAATAAAACCTACAAAACTGAGATCGACCACAGTAAACCTAAATTCTACGTACTGGATATGTTTCCTTATCCTTCAGGTGCAGGTTTGCATGTAGGTCACCCTCTTGGCTACATTGCATCTGACATCTACGCCCGTTTCAAAAGACTGAAAGGTTTTAATGTATTGCATCCGATGGGATACGATGCTTATGGACTTCCAGCTGAGCAATATGCTATTCAAACCGGCACACACCCTGCGGTTACTACTGAAAAAAATATTGCCCGCTATCGCGAGCAACTCGATAAAATAGGCTTTTCGTACGATTGGGATCGCGAGGTGCGCACCAGTGATCCGGCCTACTACAAATGGACTCAATGGACATTTATACAGCTTTTTAACTCATGGTACAACAATGAAACCCAAAAAGCTGAACCTCTTGAAAAACTAATATCGGCTTTCAATCATTCGGGCAATCAAAACATCCATGCAGCCTGCAGTGAAACATCACCATTTACTGCAAGCGACTGGAATGCCATGAATGAAAAAGAACAGCAGGAATTACTGATGAATTATCGGTTGGCATACCTTGCCGATACCATGGTGAACTGGTGTCCGGCATTAGGCACAGTTTTGGCAAATGATGAAGTCAGCGACGGGTTTTCGGTCAGAGGCGGGCATCCTGTAGAACGCAAAACCATGAAACAATGGCTATTGCGCATCACTGCTTATGCCGATCGATTACTTGAAGGACTTGAGCGGGTTGACTGGTCTGAGTCAATCAAAGAAATACAGCGAAACTGGATTGGCCGCAGTGAAGGCTGCTCAGCTGAATTTGCCATCAAAGATTTTGATCAAAAATTAGAGATATTCACTACCCGTGCCGACACCATGTTCGGGGTTACATTTATGGTTTTGGCCCCTGAACATCCCTTTGTTTCAGAAATTACAACCAGCGATTGCCGCGAAAAGGTTGAAAACTATGTACAATGGGCAAAAAACCGCTCTGAACGGGAAAGAATGACCGAAGTAAAAAAAGTGAGTGGTGAGTTTACCGGTGCATACGCCATCAACCCGCTAAATGGAGAAGAAATTCCCATTTGGGTTGCCGACTATGTTCTGATGGGATACGGAACAGGAGCAATTATGGCTGTTCCGGGTCACGACAGCCGCGACTTTGCCTTTGCCCGCCATTTTAACCTACCCGTAATTCAAGTTGTAACCCGTAAAGGAGAA
The genomic region above belongs to Lentimicrobiaceae bacterium and contains:
- a CDS encoding cell division protein FtsX, whose product is MSRTEDKLSRRRLQTSTATTIISISLVLFMLGLLGLIVLHASKLSDYVKENIGFSVIIKEEVKESGILEFQKKLDLEHFVKSTEYITKEEAATELTKDLGEDFVGFLGYNPLLASIDIRLNAAYANNDSLKILEKKLVANPIVKEVFYHKSLVDLVNQNIRRISMVIMAFTLVLLLISFALINNTIRLTVYSKRFIIKSMQLVGATQRFIRKPFLLRSLLHGFISALIAIVLLGLVLYFSRQAMPELVDLQDIDMFLSLFGIVTALGLFITGISTLFAVRKYLRISNDNLYY
- a CDS encoding undecaprenyl-diphosphate phosphatase codes for the protein MNTLQAIIIAIVEGITEFLPVSSTGHMIITQELLGIKIDDFVKAFTVNIQFGAILSVIVLYWKRFFQTLDFYFKLFVAFLPAAVIGFLLSDFIDSLLENVVVVAVMLVLGGIVLVFVDKWFKNPAKDQTVSYPTALKIGFFQCIAMIPGVSRSAATIIGGMTQKLDRRNAAEFSFFLAVPTMFAAAGYKLLQNYQTITSDNIDSLLIGNAVAFVVALIAIKSFIAFLTKYGFKVFGYYRIIVGLIILAMLALGYDLNIA
- a CDS encoding DUF4252 domain-containing protein — encoded protein: MKRILIFLGLLACTLGVKGQNSAVEQLFARYGDKDGFTTVTISRAMFSLFASETESKDEFNNAVKGLESIRILTPDETIAKGSLNFFREISKSLPAAQYEELMSVKEKDQVFKMLIRKKGNVITEFLMIGGGNENLLIYITGNINLKSISKLSKAMDIEGMDNIEKVGKP
- a CDS encoding lipoprotein signal peptidase — encoded protein: MKKSFLIVTIVLIIDQTLKFWIKTNMSLGQEFNIIGNWFIIHFTENPGMAFGMQFAGDYGKLILSLFRIVAIAGIIYYLYMITRKKVKTGLLISLSLVLAGAIGNMIDSAFYGMLFSSSNYFEVARFLPAEGGYASFLHGRVVDMFYFPVMQGFYPQWVPFWGGEEFIFFRPVFNIADSSITIGVLMMIVFQKQFFKK
- a CDS encoding DUF4252 domain-containing protein, which produces MMKNLLLSCLIGLFCSCSVSSQNHTFDKVFERYADKDGFLTVKFSNLPAEMLDASAQDPDLKINSLRILTIQDEALNKRMNFYSEIVPGIDRSGYEELMSVKHNGENSILLCKKDRKRITEVLFVSGGDNNVLIEVTGSMSLEQAKKIANDVADDNHTHHEDLN
- a CDS encoding isoleucine--tRNA ligase, giving the protein MNKYPEYKQLNLSSLGKEVLQRWEDENVFQKSLDIRRDCKPFIFYEGPPSANGTPGIHHVMARAIKDIFCRYKTMKGFLVNRKAGWDTHGLPIEIAVEKFLGITKEDIGKKISVDDYNKACRTEVMKYKDMWDDLTRRIGYWVDLEHPYITFDNKYMETIWFLLSKLYEKGLLYKGYTIQPFSPAAGTGLSTHELNQPGCYRNVKDNTVVAQFKVVRDTKSAHLFTDLHGELFFMAWTTTPWTLPSNTALAVGKNIEYVKVKTFNPYTSLPITVILAKELYGRYFPEKNAGLKLTDFESGQKAIPFELAGNYKGSELEGMRYEQLLPYAQPAEGDAFRVITGDFVTTEDGTGIVHIAPSFGADDFKVAKQNGIGALTLVDRQGRFTEEMGEFAGRYVKAEYAADYDPSKEDNVDIDIIVKLKKENRAFKTEKYEHSYPHCWRTDKPILYYPLDSWFIRTTAYRDQMLALNKTINWKPEATGTGRFGNWLENLVDWNLSRSRYWGTPLPIWMSEDKEETLCISSVAQLKSEIEKSVAAGFMTSNPLEAYQPGDNSDSNYSSFDLHRPYVDDIVLVSPSGKKMLRETDLIDVWFDSGAMPFAQFHYPFENKETLDRYFPADFIAEGVDQTRGWFFTLHAIATMAFDSLSFKAVISNGLVLDKNGNKMSKRLNNAVDPFETIEKYGPDATRWYMITNAQPWDNLKFDLEGIGEVQRKFFGTLYNTYNFFALYANIDGFTYSEAEIPLNERPEIDRWILSELNSLIESVDGYYADYEPTKAGRAIADFVDAHLSNWYVRLSRRRFWKGDYSTDKISAYQTLYKCLETVAILSAPIAPFFTDRLFTDLNAITGRNKATSIHLADFVKADTSCIDKSLEERMQIAQKISSMVLSLRKQHRIRVRQPLSRIMVPVSSEAFKEQVEAVKNLILSEVNIKDIEYITGQGILVKKVKANFKALGPRYGKLMKQIAATLAGIDQSLIAQYEKEGKLNLLVEGESVELIEGDMEVITEDIPGWVVASVGTLTVALDVTITEELREEGIARELINRIQNIRKDKNFEVTDKIIIEVEKNNGLSEALNHNYSYICSETLAESLQFVEGIHPSKSIVVDLSDDLQAVISVERLG
- the truB gene encoding tRNA pseudouridine(55) synthase TruB, yielding MHYKFEEGEVLLVNKPLTWTSFDVINRFRFFLKKQLGIKKIKVGHAGTLDPLADGLLIICTGKSTKRIDEFQGQEKEYTGTFRLGATTPSFDLEKEIDQEYETRHITDKMILDAAAALTGEIQQIPPVYSAIKIGGKRAYNYARNEKEVKLEARSVHIRKFEITRIAMPDVDFRISCSKGTYIRSIARDFGELLQSGAHLIALRRTRIGEFLLTDAHNLDELMADLTALAEQENSGNETLETKV
- a CDS encoding TraR/DksA C4-type zinc finger protein; the protein is MNVKESQEESVKNRYSDEELEEFKQIILTKLEKARKDLKMLTEAFANSNEHDISDTSPTFKVLEEGYQVNSKEENSKLAARQDKFITALENALVRIENKSYGICRVTGRLISKERLRIVPHATLSIEAKLNQPK
- a CDS encoding DUF3098 domain-containing protein; protein product: MDLNKKVKVAAEKKAAPVNDKELQFAFGKENYRLMLIGLGVIVLGFVLMVGGGSDDPNVFNESIFNVQRLTVAPLLILAGYIIEIFAIMKKPRD
- a CDS encoding sigma-70 family RNA polymerase sigma factor; protein product: MGEKLYRMAYRLLGDSESARDILQELYLKLWETRGELHHLSSIDAFACTMLKNKCLDKLRLLKPVVDIEVLSSTGLNPEIAFDHNESLIEVRKVMNLLPEKQKLIMQMRDIDGFTFEEIAVLSETSVNNVRVQLCNARKWVKNELIKIYSYGLAKD